In one window of Agrobacterium larrymoorei DNA:
- a CDS encoding DUF2948 family protein has protein sequence MSGLKLMALDGEDLSIISTHMQDSVFKLKDASFDARHGQFVLSVNRFVWENGLKKNHPPERCRTAFVLKRVSAVRSSGINRADKEQVHSLLAVRFTQKGEGPDGTVELTLSGNGAIALDVECIEAQLTDLSGAWETNAKPFHPAD, from the coding sequence ATGAGCGGCCTTAAGCTGATGGCGCTGGATGGAGAGGATCTCTCCATCATTTCCACCCACATGCAAGACAGCGTCTTCAAGTTGAAAGACGCGTCTTTCGATGCACGGCACGGTCAGTTCGTGCTGTCCGTCAACCGTTTCGTATGGGAAAACGGACTCAAGAAAAACCACCCGCCGGAGCGTTGCCGCACCGCATTCGTTCTGAAACGCGTCTCCGCCGTCCGCTCCAGCGGCATCAACCGGGCGGACAAGGAACAGGTTCATTCACTTCTTGCCGTGCGCTTTACCCAGAAAGGCGAGGGGCCGGATGGCACGGTTGAGCTGACCCTTTCCGGCAATGGCGCGATCGCCCTGGATGTGGAATGCATAGAGGCGCAACTGACCGATCTCAGCGGCGCCTGGGAAACCAACGCGAAGCCTTTCCACCCGGCAGACTAA
- a CDS encoding UPF0262 family protein: MAAGEFRLCDVVLDESIGRSTPDVEHERAVAIFDLIEENSFEPLGHEGGPYKLDISLVETKLVFAITTEDGKAVATHILSLTPFRRIIKDYFLICESYYEAIRSSTPSQIEAIDMGRRGIHNDGSQTLMDRLSGKIKVDFDTARRLFTLVCVLYWRG, encoded by the coding sequence ATGGCGGCTGGCGAATTCAGACTCTGCGATGTGGTGCTGGACGAGAGTATCGGCCGGTCCACGCCTGACGTGGAGCATGAACGCGCCGTCGCGATCTTCGACCTGATCGAGGAGAACAGTTTCGAGCCGCTGGGGCACGAGGGCGGGCCCTATAAGCTCGATATCTCGCTGGTGGAAACCAAGCTGGTCTTCGCTATAACCACGGAAGACGGCAAGGCTGTCGCAACACACATTCTTTCGCTCACCCCCTTTCGCCGCATCATCAAGGATTATTTCCTGATCTGCGAAAGCTATTATGAGGCCATTCGGTCTTCCACGCCAAGCCAGATCGAGGCAATCGACATGGGGCGGCGCGGTATCCACAATGATGGATCGCAAACGCTGATGGATCGTCTCTCCGGCAAGATAAAGGTGGATTTCGATACGGCCCGTCGTCTCTTTACGCTCGTCTGTGTGCTCTATTGGCGGGGGTAG
- the yacG gene encoding DNA gyrase inhibitor YacG has product MTADSKVTPLRKAQPCPECKKPSTREDYPFCSDRCRSLDLARWLNGSYAIPVADDEQKADESPRRDSDSEDW; this is encoded by the coding sequence ATGACCGCAGACTCCAAAGTCACACCGCTCAGAAAAGCACAGCCTTGCCCGGAGTGCAAAAAACCTTCCACCCGCGAAGACTATCCCTTCTGCTCGGATCGCTGCCGCTCGCTCGATCTCGCCCGCTGGCTGAACGGCTCCTACGCCATTCCGGTGGCGGACGACGAGCAGAAGGCCGACGAAAGCCCACGTCGTGATTCCGATTCGGAAGACTGGTAG
- the flhA gene encoding flagellar biosynthesis protein FlhA, translating to MATPPSILPLPKVAPGGRDIGFAAGIVAILCILFLPIPVFMIDMGLAFSIAFSVLILMVALWIQRPLDFSSFPTILLISTMIRLALNIATTRVILSHGNEGHSAAGGVIAGFSSLVMSGDFVIGLIVFLILIVVNFIVITKGATRIAEVGARFTLDAIPGKQMSIDADLSAGIINEKEAQHRRRELEEESAFYGAMDGASKFVRGDAVAGLMITAINICGGIIIGVFRHGMPIGEAADVFVKLSVGDGIVSQVPALIVSLAAGLIITRGGTLGSTDTAVINQLSGYPKALSVAAGLMFVLSLVPGLPFLPFVSLGMLLALGAWFIPRQMDREKEVARAAEEQSASKAEDAEKDTVKNVLRTSEIELALGKQVSPRLLGAHQELGFRVGKMRKKFAAQYGFVVPEIKVTDDIAIPDKSYQIRIHGTTVAANTLRVGEVLVITGKGRRPSVPGDEVREPAFGMPAVSVLEHFIEDLKREGFHPIDNISALLTHVSEVIRNNLPMLLSYKDVKILIERLDPEYKKLADEICSSHMSYSGLQAILKLLLAERVSIRNLHLILEAVAELAPHLRKTEQIVEHVRIRMAQQICGDLSDNGVLRVLRLGTKWDVVFQQALKRDPKGDVVEFDIDPRQVEEFSNEASKVIREYMDVGLPFVLVTLPETRTYVRMITERLFSTLPVLSHVELAKGTEIKILGSIS from the coding sequence ATGGCTACGCCACCCAGCATATTGCCTCTTCCCAAAGTTGCCCCGGGCGGGCGCGACATAGGGTTCGCAGCCGGTATCGTTGCTATCCTTTGCATATTGTTCCTGCCAATCCCGGTCTTCATGATCGATATGGGCCTGGCATTTTCCATTGCCTTCTCCGTCCTCATCCTCATGGTTGCGCTGTGGATTCAGCGTCCGCTGGATTTCTCGTCCTTCCCGACGATCCTGCTGATCTCGACGATGATCCGACTGGCGCTCAACATCGCCACGACGCGTGTCATTCTTTCCCACGGCAACGAAGGACACAGTGCGGCGGGCGGCGTTATCGCGGGCTTCTCCAGCCTCGTCATGTCCGGCGATTTCGTCATCGGTCTTATCGTCTTCCTTATCCTCATCGTGGTGAACTTCATCGTCATCACCAAGGGTGCAACGCGTATCGCGGAAGTCGGCGCGCGCTTCACCCTCGACGCTATTCCCGGAAAGCAGATGTCGATCGATGCCGACCTTTCGGCGGGCATCATCAACGAAAAGGAAGCGCAGCACAGACGCCGCGAACTGGAAGAAGAAAGCGCCTTTTACGGCGCCATGGACGGTGCGTCGAAGTTCGTTCGCGGTGATGCGGTCGCCGGTCTGATGATCACGGCAATCAACATTTGCGGCGGCATCATCATCGGTGTTTTCCGCCACGGCATGCCAATCGGCGAAGCCGCCGACGTTTTCGTCAAGCTGTCCGTCGGCGACGGTATCGTCTCTCAGGTTCCCGCCCTTATCGTTTCGCTTGCCGCCGGTCTTATCATTACCCGTGGCGGCACGCTCGGCTCCACCGATACCGCCGTCATCAACCAGCTGAGCGGATATCCAAAGGCGCTTTCCGTTGCTGCCGGTCTGATGTTCGTTCTTTCGCTGGTTCCCGGCCTGCCATTCCTGCCATTCGTTTCGCTCGGCATGCTGCTGGCACTTGGCGCCTGGTTCATTCCACGCCAGATGGATCGCGAAAAGGAAGTCGCGCGCGCAGCCGAAGAGCAGAGCGCGTCCAAGGCGGAAGATGCCGAGAAGGATACGGTCAAGAACGTCCTTCGCACCTCCGAAATCGAACTCGCACTGGGCAAGCAGGTCTCCCCACGCCTTCTCGGCGCGCATCAGGAGCTTGGCTTCCGGGTGGGCAAGATGCGCAAGAAATTCGCCGCGCAATACGGTTTCGTCGTGCCGGAAATCAAGGTCACGGACGATATCGCGATCCCGGACAAATCCTATCAGATCAGAATTCACGGCACGACGGTTGCGGCCAATACGCTGCGCGTGGGCGAAGTTCTGGTCATCACCGGCAAAGGTCGCAGACCGTCGGTCCCGGGGGATGAAGTCAGAGAACCCGCTTTCGGCATGCCTGCCGTTTCGGTTCTGGAACACTTCATCGAAGACCTGAAGCGCGAAGGCTTCCACCCGATCGACAATATCTCGGCGCTTCTGACGCATGTCAGCGAAGTCATTCGCAACAACCTGCCGATGCTTCTATCCTACAAGGACGTCAAGATCCTCATCGAGCGTCTGGACCCGGAATACAAGAAGCTTGCCGACGAGATCTGCTCGTCGCACATGTCCTATTCCGGCCTTCAGGCCATTCTCAAGCTGCTGCTGGCAGAGCGTGTTTCCATCAGAAACCTGCATCTCATTCTCGAAGCGGTGGCCGAGCTTGCGCCGCACCTGCGCAAGACCGAACAGATCGTGGAACATGTGCGCATCCGCATGGCGCAGCAGATTTGCGGCGACCTTTCGGACAATGGCGTGCTGCGCGTTCTGCGACTCGGTACCAAGTGGGACGTGGTCTTCCAGCAGGCGCTGAAGCGCGATCCGAAGGGCGATGTCGTGGAATTCGATATCGATCCGCGTCAGGTGGAAGAGTTCAGCAACGAGGCAAGCAAAGTAATCCGTGAATACATGGATGTCGGACTGCCATTCGTACTTGTGACATTGCCCGAAACCCGTACATATGTACGAATGATCACAGAACGACTGTTCAGCACCTTGCCCGTGCTTTCGCACGTCGAACTGGCCAAAGGCACGGAAATCAAGATACTCGGCTCCATTTCATGA
- the infA gene encoding translation initiation factor IF-1, translating to MTKEEVLEFPGVVTELLPNATFRVKLENEHEIIAHTAGRMRKNRIRVLAGDKVLVEMTPYDLTKGRITYRFK from the coding sequence ATGACAAAAGAAGAAGTCCTTGAATTCCCGGGCGTCGTGACCGAACTCCTGCCCAATGCGACGTTCCGTGTGAAGCTGGAAAACGAACACGAAATCATTGCTCACACAGCGGGTCGCATGCGCAAGAACCGTATCCGCGTTCTCGCGGGCGACAAGGTTCTGGTTGAAATGACCCCTTACGACCTGACCAAAGGCCGTATAACTTACCGTTTCAAGTAA
- a CDS encoding Maf-like protein gives MTDLKQKLILASGSPRRLELLHQVGIEPARLMPMDIDETPARLEHPRTLCRRLSLQKAQAAHKAVKGELAWKDAYVLGSDTVVAVGRRIVGKAEYIEDASAALHLLSGRSHWVYTGVCLITPGGKVRQKVSETKVRFKRLSQHEIENYIASGQWRGKAGAYGIQGIAGCFVQKLTGSYTNVVGLPLYETTSLLAGEGFEVAPGWQEG, from the coding sequence ATGACAGACTTAAAACAAAAGCTGATTCTGGCTTCCGGATCGCCACGCCGTCTTGAGCTCCTGCATCAGGTGGGTATCGAGCCCGCACGTCTGATGCCCATGGATATCGACGAGACGCCCGCACGTCTGGAACATCCACGCACGCTCTGCCGACGCCTCTCGCTTCAGAAAGCGCAGGCCGCCCACAAGGCGGTGAAGGGCGAGCTTGCCTGGAAGGATGCTTACGTTCTGGGTTCGGATACGGTCGTGGCCGTGGGCCGCCGTATCGTCGGCAAGGCCGAATATATCGAAGACGCCAGCGCCGCGCTTCATCTGCTTTCGGGCAGAAGCCACTGGGTCTATACCGGTGTGTGCCTGATTACCCCCGGCGGCAAGGTGCGCCAGAAAGTGTCCGAGACCAAGGTCCGCTTCAAGCGCCTGTCGCAGCACGAAATCGAAAACTACATCGCTTCCGGCCAGTGGCGCGGCAAAGCCGGGGCCTATGGTATTCAGGGCATTGCAGGCTGCTTCGTGCAGAAGCTTACCGGTTCTTACACCAATGTCGTAGGACTGCCGCTCTACGAAACGACGTCACTTCTGGCCGGTGAAGGCTTCGAGGTGGCGCCGGGCTGGCAGGAGGGCTGA
- the hisD gene encoding histidinol dehydrogenase: protein MAIWLEQSSSDFEKAFAAFLTTKREVSEDVNAVVRDIIDDVRKRGDEALAHYSLKFDGLDFSQVSMRVTEAEIDDAVGQVDPAVLDALKFAAQRIEKHHARQMPKDDIYEDDIGVGLGSRWTAIEAVGLYVPGGTASYPSSVLMNAVPAKVAGVERVVMVVPANAGKINPAVLAAARIAGVEEIYRIGGAQAVAALAYGTQTIAPVAKIVGPGNAYVAAAKRQVFGTVGIDMIAGPSEVLVIADKHNDPDWLAADLLAQAEHDPGAQSILITDDAELGHAVEKAVERQLKQLSRSETATASWRDFGAVILVDDLAASIPLANRIAAEHLELAVDDPDALMAGVRNAGAIFVGRHTPEVIGDYVGGSNHVLPTARSARFSSGLSVLDFVKRTSILRLGPDQLRKLAPAAITLANSEGLDAHAKSVAIRLNPEG from the coding sequence GTGGCAATCTGGCTGGAGCAATCGTCTTCTGATTTCGAAAAGGCATTCGCGGCGTTCCTGACGACGAAGCGCGAAGTCTCCGAAGACGTAAACGCGGTTGTGCGCGACATCATCGATGATGTGCGGAAGCGTGGCGACGAGGCCTTGGCGCATTATTCCCTGAAATTCGACGGGCTGGATTTTTCCCAAGTATCCATGCGGGTCACGGAAGCGGAAATCGATGATGCCGTCGGCCAGGTCGATCCTGCCGTTCTGGATGCCCTAAAATTTGCGGCCCAGCGCATCGAGAAGCACCACGCGCGGCAGATGCCGAAGGACGATATTTACGAAGACGATATCGGCGTCGGTCTCGGTTCGCGCTGGACGGCAATCGAGGCTGTCGGCCTCTATGTGCCGGGCGGCACTGCGAGTTACCCAAGCTCCGTTCTCATGAATGCCGTTCCGGCAAAGGTTGCAGGTGTGGAGCGCGTGGTTATGGTCGTTCCGGCCAATGCCGGCAAGATCAACCCCGCTGTTCTGGCCGCTGCGCGCATTGCAGGCGTGGAGGAAATTTATCGTATCGGCGGGGCGCAGGCCGTGGCGGCTCTTGCCTATGGCACGCAGACCATTGCACCCGTTGCCAAGATTGTCGGTCCCGGCAATGCCTATGTGGCAGCCGCCAAGCGGCAGGTTTTCGGCACGGTCGGCATCGATATGATTGCAGGCCCATCCGAAGTGCTGGTGATCGCAGACAAGCACAATGACCCGGACTGGCTGGCCGCAGACCTGCTGGCACAGGCCGAACATGATCCCGGTGCGCAATCCATTCTCATCACCGATGATGCGGAGCTTGGCCACGCGGTGGAAAAGGCCGTTGAGCGCCAGTTGAAGCAATTGTCACGTTCAGAGACCGCCACGGCAAGCTGGCGCGACTTCGGCGCTGTCATTCTGGTGGATGATCTTGCCGCTTCCATTCCGCTCGCAAACCGCATTGCGGCAGAGCATCTGGAGCTTGCGGTAGACGACCCCGACGCTCTGATGGCGGGCGTGCGCAATGCCGGTGCGATCTTCGTCGGTCGCCATACGCCGGAGGTGATCGGCGATTATGTCGGCGGCTCCAACCACGTTCTGCCAACCGCGCGTTCCGCGCGTTTCTCTTCGGGTCTTTCGGTGCTGGATTTCGTCAAGCGCACCTCCATACTGCGCCTTGGGCCGGATCAGTTGCGTAAGCTGGCGCCCGCAGCCATCACGCTCGCCAATTCCGAAGGGCTGGATGCGCATGCGAAGTCCGTTGCCATTCGTCTCAATCCGGAAGGGTAA
- a CDS encoding low molecular weight phosphatase family protein — translation MEAPGVVDLKDKAPRAILFMCGMNSIRSPMAEVIAKQIIAPGIYIQSAGVRAGERDPFVDAVLEETGLTLGKHKPRTMEEIEDDFFDLIITLTPEAHHAALELTRYNALDVVYWPTMDPTVETGSREQRLEAYREVRDHLKKLISERLPQRAQPFSETL, via the coding sequence ATGGAAGCTCCGGGTGTCGTTGACTTGAAAGACAAGGCACCGCGCGCCATATTATTCATGTGCGGCATGAACTCCATCCGCTCTCCGATGGCCGAAGTCATCGCCAAGCAGATCATTGCTCCCGGCATCTATATCCAGTCCGCAGGTGTACGCGCAGGGGAGCGCGATCCTTTCGTCGATGCAGTGCTGGAAGAAACCGGCCTGACGCTCGGCAAGCACAAACCGCGCACTATGGAGGAGATCGAGGACGATTTCTTCGACCTCATCATCACGCTGACGCCGGAGGCGCACCACGCCGCACTGGAATTGACGCGCTACAACGCTCTCGACGTGGTCTATTGGCCGACGATGGATCCAACGGTCGAAACCGGGTCGCGAGAACAGAGGCTGGAAGCCTATCGCGAGGTGCGAGATCACCTCAAAAAGCTTATTTCAGAGCGTCTTCCGCAGCGTGCACAGCCATTTTCGGAAACGCTTTAG
- a CDS encoding DUF1217 domain-containing protein has protein sequence MASTSLSTYTSYLIVNRDLKSSLSTVANQSTVKRDTEYYEANIGKVTTVDEFLDDYKLYSYAMKAYGLEEMTYGKAFMRKVLESDLTDSSSFANTLTDKRYLQFAEAFNFSGDKKTAQNSGQLTDLTDAYKASFTTEETNIKTESTYFAAQIGKVTSVDQLINNTRLRTYMMDAVGLDPTYTSKSYLKQVLTSDLEDEDSVANQAKDTAWKKLAAAFNFNADGTVNGQTQTADQTEDLKLDYVAKMSSYPSNTLLEANQRYWEKNVAKVTSAKELTDDSRLLEYAKTAFSLSKTILPSSVASLMYSESFANNYGNTKLLDAFNFSADGTLADGTAPQDAQQTKDLAKLYKAAFTKDQTTAIDAAVTNYDTRIATVTSLDDFFVPNNKDKVNGNDQITEIWDVALRAYGIDPDEVSNSELKKILTSDVSDKKSYVNSLKDQRFVDLVNAFNFTSDGKVDSPLLAQAESVTDVFSADYKANKIRSLTGTERKTASDKADTEIEYYKSKMMEVKSVDDLVADTRLTNFIFEAHGIDPKTVTTSDLKKMFQSDLSDPKSFVNTQENPAFAQIIASFNFNTKGELDASAQQGGQQRGAIMQTTSQYARQTLEEQQGDANEGVRLALYFSRKAPDLTSAYSILSDDAIFAFFKTAFSLPSSIANMDVTKQAEMVTKLLDLSKLQDPDYVDDLVKRFTALYDTQNANTSSPALSILSGSSTSISADTLLAVAQLSSK, from the coding sequence ATGGCTTCGACTTCGCTCTCCACCTATACCAGTTATCTCATCGTCAACCGCGATTTGAAATCGTCTTTGTCGACGGTGGCTAACCAGTCGACTGTGAAGCGCGACACGGAATATTACGAAGCCAATATCGGCAAGGTCACGACCGTCGATGAGTTTCTGGATGACTACAAGCTTTATTCCTATGCCATGAAGGCCTATGGCCTCGAAGAAATGACCTACGGCAAAGCCTTCATGCGCAAGGTACTGGAAAGCGATCTGACCGACAGTTCCAGCTTTGCCAATACGCTCACCGACAAGCGTTATTTGCAATTTGCAGAAGCCTTCAATTTCAGTGGCGACAAGAAAACGGCTCAGAACAGCGGGCAGCTGACCGACCTCACAGACGCCTACAAGGCCTCTTTCACGACCGAAGAAACGAATATCAAGACGGAGTCCACGTATTTTGCCGCCCAGATCGGCAAGGTGACGAGCGTCGATCAGCTGATAAATAATACCAGACTGCGGACCTATATGATGGACGCGGTCGGTCTCGATCCTACCTACACATCGAAAAGCTATCTGAAACAGGTCCTGACAAGCGATCTTGAGGACGAGGACAGCGTCGCCAATCAGGCCAAGGACACCGCCTGGAAAAAGCTTGCCGCAGCGTTCAACTTCAATGCGGATGGGACAGTGAATGGCCAAACCCAGACCGCGGATCAAACGGAAGACCTGAAGCTCGATTATGTTGCTAAAATGTCGAGCTATCCATCCAATACACTGCTTGAAGCCAATCAGCGCTATTGGGAAAAGAATGTCGCGAAGGTGACCTCCGCCAAGGAATTGACGGACGACAGCCGCCTGCTCGAATATGCCAAAACCGCTTTCAGCCTCAGCAAGACGATCCTTCCCAGCAGCGTCGCCAGCCTGATGTATAGCGAGAGTTTTGCCAATAATTACGGCAATACGAAACTGCTGGACGCTTTCAATTTCTCGGCGGACGGCACGCTTGCCGATGGAACCGCGCCTCAGGATGCCCAGCAGACGAAAGATCTGGCCAAGCTCTACAAGGCGGCTTTCACGAAAGACCAGACGACCGCAATCGATGCGGCAGTTACCAACTACGATACGCGAATTGCCACCGTAACCTCGCTGGATGACTTCTTCGTCCCCAACAATAAGGACAAGGTCAACGGCAATGATCAGATTACGGAAATATGGGATGTGGCCCTTCGGGCTTACGGCATCGATCCCGACGAAGTTTCCAATTCCGAGCTAAAGAAAATCCTGACGAGCGACGTGAGCGACAAGAAGAGTTATGTCAATTCGCTGAAGGATCAGCGCTTCGTGGATCTCGTGAACGCGTTCAACTTCACATCTGACGGCAAGGTGGACTCGCCGCTTCTTGCACAGGCGGAAAGCGTGACCGATGTTTTCTCCGCCGATTACAAGGCCAACAAAATCCGATCTTTGACGGGCACGGAACGCAAGACCGCCAGCGACAAGGCCGATACCGAAATCGAGTATTACAAATCGAAGATGATGGAAGTGAAGTCGGTCGATGATCTCGTCGCCGACACGCGGCTGACGAATTTCATTTTCGAAGCGCACGGCATCGATCCCAAAACTGTAACGACTTCCGATCTCAAGAAGATGTTCCAGTCGGATCTCTCCGATCCAAAGAGCTTCGTCAACACGCAGGAAAACCCTGCCTTCGCGCAGATCATCGCGTCCTTCAACTTCAATACGAAGGGGGAGCTGGATGCGAGCGCCCAGCAGGGCGGTCAGCAGCGCGGTGCCATCATGCAGACGACATCGCAATATGCTCGGCAGACGCTGGAAGAACAGCAGGGCGATGCCAACGAAGGCGTTCGTCTGGCCCTTTATTTCTCGCGCAAGGCGCCAGACCTGACGAGTGCCTATAGCATTCTAAGCGATGACGCCATCTTTGCCTTCTTCAAGACCGCCTTTAGCCTGCCATCCAGCATCGCCAACATGGATGTGACAAAACAGGCCGAGATGGTGACGAAACTTCTGGATTTGTCGAAGCTTCAGGATCCGGATTATGTCGATGATCTGGTCAAGCGCTTCACAGCGCTTTACGACACGCAAAACGCCAACACGTCGTCTCCTGCCTTGTCTATCCTGAGCGGCAGTTCGACATCGATCAGCGCCGATACGCTTCTGGCGGTCGCACAGCTGTCGTCCAAGTAG